AATGTTGATTCAGGATCTCAAGAAAATGATGTGGACTCATCTCCTGGGCAAAGTTTGAATGGGAGTTTTAGGAAGACAAGATCAGGTTGGTATTTGGATTATGGAATGCAATTCTTGCGAGCTGTGCATTTACCTTCTCGTTTATAACTATAATTGTGTTTTTACGGTATAGTTCAAGTGGGTTTTTGAACTTGGTTTGCTTTTGATTGCTCTAAAAACTTGTCTAATGTCTCTCACTTTGATTACCTGCAGTGGTGCTAAACACCTGTCTGATCTAGTCAGTTTGGATGTCCTTAACACTGTCTTAGGCCTCTGACTTCAGTTACTTGCTGTACTTTCAATAATCTGACGTACTTGACTATTTGGGTTGTGGCTTTCTCTTACTTGGACAAGCAAAAGCTTTAGAAGTAAAGAGGATCTTGCTTTAGCCATGTTTGATTTTTCTGCCACCTTACTTCTTGTTTAGCCCGGATTTTATCTTCTTTCATATGCCATTTTTCATGATAACAACATTGTCAGTTGATCTAAGCTTGTTATTCTAGCTTTAAATTTGCAAACCACCTTTCTTGGTTaatgaattattaattatgtCCATACTTGATTGCTTTCCATGTTTTACAAGAGTGATGATTTTGGATCAGGTATTTCGCAAAATGATTTGGACTCACCTCCAGGAAACAGTTTGAGTGGAAGTTTCAGGAAATCTAGCTCTGGTTTGTAATGATGGCTGGTCCTTTTTCCTTCATCTTTGTCTCTTAAGTACTTTCAGTTGGTTCCTAAATTTCATCTCAGAACTTACAAATTAAATGTTTCAAAGTATAGTAGAACGAGATTGAATGCATTGTTTTCACTTTAAGATCATCGAGGTTTTGAATATTAAGatttattacttttaaaaaatgaatcatCACCTAATGAATACAGATGATGCAGACTTGGCACACATACTTTCCATCTTGCATAGGAGAGATCAATGCTTGacaatgaaatttgaaatatgGATGATGAGCCAAGAAGGAGAAatatagaaaagagatgttttgGACCTATTATTCTCAAGTACACGTGCATGGAAAGTACTAAGCAGCTCATTGCATGCTCACAGTTTACTGTCATTCTCTTAAATAGCACATGGAGATGTTCTGTCCTCTAACTAAGTATTAACCTGCTTTATTTCAGATTTCTCTCGATAATGATGAGTAACTAACACATGGATTTCTGTGGATATAGTGATGTCTGCCCGGAGTTTATCTGGCATTTCCACCTCAAGCAAGTCTGTTCCTGCTTCCAGAAGAGCATTTAAGGCACTTAAAGACTATGCAAGGAAACTTGTCAGCCTCGAATTATTCACACAAGGTCTTGAGGACTGGGTTTTGGAAAATTCAGTTGGAGATTTGTCCAACAAGGGGCAGTTTTTCAGGTCTCCCTTCTCGATTGATGAATTGTGCAAGCTTGATTTAGCATTGGAGGGGGTCCTATTTCAGCAACTGTATCGTATGCCGTGCTCAGCATATGCTTCTGATGATTCAAAAGAAGACAAGTATTTTGCAATAGAAGATTTCCTTCATGCTATTGTAAATGGCCTGTGGCGTACATTTTGGCACAGAAGTGGGCCGCTACCATTCTTTTTATCTTGTCCTCGTCATCCTGGATCAAAATTTTATACCGTGGAGAAGGCAGTGTCAAGGGGAAGGCTTGAAGAGCTCTGTGGTTTAGCTTTGGTACAAAGAACTGGGAGTGATATGCAAGTTCGTTGGGATCATGTTATGGAGTTTGCCTTGTTTAGACCAGATATACTGTCAGAAAACGAGTTAAGATTATCTCCTGGCAGTATCTGTGAAGCCCTCTTTTATGGTGTTCATATACTTATCACACAGAGTTTGAGCAAGTTCAGTGCAGTTGGCAATGATTCtgtatttattttggtttttgattctAAATTTGGTGGGGTAGTGAAGCTTGGGGGTGATATTGGCAAACTTGAAGTGAACTCAGCTGATCCATACCAATCTGTGACTGAATGGATCAAGTGTCATGCTGAAGTCGCAGTTTCCCCAGTTGACCAGGTATGGAACAAGCTAGGTAATGCAAATTGGAGAGACCTAGGAACTCTTCAAGTACTTCTGGCAACATTCCATTCTATAGTCCAGTGGATGGGGTTGCCAAGAAAGTCAATAACCTCACTGGCTTCAGATCATGGTCTCCGTCTTCAGAAGCGTAGGATGGAGTGTCGcctaattgaaaatgaaaatgcaaTGGTCTCCTTCCAACAAATAGTACATCAAGGAGAGATTGAAGAACTTGACCAAAGTGACAATCCTTCTTTGAAAAAGCGAGCATCAAATATGAAGCTTAGACAGGGTGATGTATTGATGTTGGATGACCAGCAGCAGGGAAATAAAAGTTTTCAAATACAGGATTCTTTGGTTGGAGGGAACTACTTTATGTATAGTGCTGTTTCTCCAGATTTTCCCGCAGAGTTATTCACTTTATATGTGGGTGCTCACCCATCCAGACTAGAGCCATCCTGGGAAGACATGAGTTTGTGGTACCAAGTACAGAGGCAAACAAAAGTGTTAAACATCTTGAAGCAACAAGGAATTTCATGTAAATATTTGCCAAGAATAGTTGCCTCTGGCCGGATTTTGCATCCTGGTCCATGTAAAAAGCAGAGTCCTGGAGGGCGTTGTGATCACCTATGGTGTGGAACTCCGATACTTGTGACGTCTCCAGTCGGGGAGCCACTCTCTTTCACAGTTGCTCGAGATGGCCCATTTTCCTCAGA
The DNA window shown above is from Populus trichocarpa isolate Nisqually-1 chromosome 4, P.trichocarpa_v4.1, whole genome shotgun sequence and carries:
- the LOC18097756 gene encoding uncharacterized protein LOC18097756 isoform X1; this encodes MELLGSQENDVDSSPGQSLNGSFRKTRSGISQNDLDSPPGNSLSGSFRKSSSVMSARSLSGISTSSKSVPASRRAFKALKDYARKLVSLELFTQGLEDWVLENSVGDLSNKGQFFRSPFSIDELCKLDLALEGVLFQQLYRMPCSAYASDDSKEDKYFAIEDFLHAIVNGLWRTFWHRSGPLPFFLSCPRHPGSKFYTVEKAVSRGRLEELCGLALVQRTGSDMQVRWDHVMEFALFRPDILSENELRLSPGSICEALFYGVHILITQSLSKFSAVGNDSVFILVFDSKFGGVVKLGGDIGKLEVNSADPYQSVTEWIKCHAEVAVSPVDQVWNKLGNANWRDLGTLQVLLATFHSIVQWMGLPRKSITSLASDHGLRLQKRRMECRLIENENAMVSFQQIVHQGEIEELDQSDNPSLKKRASNMKLRQGDVLMLDDQQQGNKSFQIQDSLVGGNYFMYSAVSPDFPAELFTLYVGAHPSRLEPSWEDMSLWYQVQRQTKVLNILKQQGISCKYLPRIVASGRILHPGPCKKQSPGGRCDHLWCGTPILVTSPVGEPLSFTVARDGPFSSEEALRCCRDCLAALRSASIANVQHGDLCPENIIRVIDPKGSGKMFLHVPISWGRAVLEDRDSPAINLQFSSSHALQHGKLCPSSDAESLIYLLFFVCGGPMQQQDSIESALQWRERSWAKRLIQQQLGEISALLKAFADYVDSLCGTPYPVDYDIWLKRLNRAVDGSADRGKMIEVVATKLRLEDVAESSGTSGGGI
- the LOC18097756 gene encoding uncharacterized protein LOC18097756 isoform X2, whose amino-acid sequence is MELLGSQENDVDSSPGQSLNGSFRKTRSVMSARSLSGISTSSKSVPASRRAFKALKDYARKLVSLELFTQGLEDWVLENSVGDLSNKGQFFRSPFSIDELCKLDLALEGVLFQQLYRMPCSAYASDDSKEDKYFAIEDFLHAIVNGLWRTFWHRSGPLPFFLSCPRHPGSKFYTVEKAVSRGRLEELCGLALVQRTGSDMQVRWDHVMEFALFRPDILSENELRLSPGSICEALFYGVHILITQSLSKFSAVGNDSVFILVFDSKFGGVVKLGGDIGKLEVNSADPYQSVTEWIKCHAEVAVSPVDQVWNKLGNANWRDLGTLQVLLATFHSIVQWMGLPRKSITSLASDHGLRLQKRRMECRLIENENAMVSFQQIVHQGEIEELDQSDNPSLKKRASNMKLRQGDVLMLDDQQQGNKSFQIQDSLVGGNYFMYSAVSPDFPAELFTLYVGAHPSRLEPSWEDMSLWYQVQRQTKVLNILKQQGISCKYLPRIVASGRILHPGPCKKQSPGGRCDHLWCGTPILVTSPVGEPLSFTVARDGPFSSEEALRCCRDCLAALRSASIANVQHGDLCPENIIRVIDPKGSGKMFLHVPISWGRAVLEDRDSPAINLQFSSSHALQHGKLCPSSDAESLIYLLFFVCGGPMQQQDSIESALQWRERSWAKRLIQQQLGEISALLKAFADYVDSLCGTPYPVDYDIWLKRLNRAVDGSADRGKMIEVVATKLRLEDVAESSGTSGGGI